From Geomonas agri, one genomic window encodes:
- the greA gene encoding transcription elongation factor GreA, whose amino-acid sequence MSQTVPLTKESYEALQEDLKRLIKEERPKVIQDIAEARAHGDLSENAEYDAAKNRQGFIEGRILELQDKLARAYVVDLSNLKPDKVVFGATVTVYDTATEEEITYKIVGEDEADIKLGKISCTSPVGKALIGHKLDDTVRVSVPSGMKEYEIIEIRYE is encoded by the coding sequence ATGTCTCAGACAGTTCCATTGACCAAGGAGAGTTACGAGGCCCTGCAGGAGGACCTCAAACGCCTGATTAAGGAAGAGCGCCCCAAGGTAATCCAGGATATCGCAGAGGCCAGGGCACACGGCGATCTCTCTGAAAATGCGGAGTACGATGCGGCCAAGAACCGTCAGGGTTTCATCGAGGGGCGCATATTGGAGCTGCAGGACAAACTGGCGCGGGCCTACGTGGTCGACCTCTCCAACCTGAAGCCGGACAAGGTGGTCTTTGGCGCCACGGTCACCGTGTACGACACCGCGACCGAAGAAGAGATCACCTACAAGATCGTCGGCGAGGACGAGGCCGACATCAAGCTGGGCAAGATCTCCTGTACTTCGCCGGTAGGCAAGGCGCTGATCGGGCACAAGCTGGATGACACCGTCCGCGTCAGCGTTCCCTCCGGGATGAAGGAATACGAGATCATCGAGATCCGCTACGAATAA